The following proteins are co-located in the Manihot esculenta cultivar AM560-2 chromosome 7, M.esculenta_v8, whole genome shotgun sequence genome:
- the LOC110618437 gene encoding uncharacterized protein LOC110618437, translated as MGSLMMKLLLLMLVICGSIPCSLGFEPLEILASQKGGIEKTGRQLSGKAANPSEDVKKNHENMIGKLREYGENLQHAADSKLNIDGNFRCNNQFGTQPTDSLGSISCHDNHG; from the exons ATGGGAAG TTTGATGATGAAGCTGCTATTGTTGATGTTGGTTATTTGTGGATCAATCCCATGTTCTCTTGGATTTGAACCACTTGAAATCTTGGCTTCACAAAAGGGAGGAATAGAGAAAACTGGTCGTCAACTTTCAGGAAAAGCAGCAAATCCCAGTGAAGatgtgaagaaaaaccatgagaATATGATCGGAAAGCTGAGGGAATATGGTGAAAATCTGCAACATGCCGCAGACTCCAAGCTAAATATTGATGGCAATTTCAGATGCAACAATCAATTTGGAACGCAGCCCACTGATTCCCTTGGTAGTATCAGTTGTCATGATAATCATGGTTGA